One genomic window of Hyperolius riggenbachi isolate aHypRig1 chromosome 7, aHypRig1.pri, whole genome shotgun sequence includes the following:
- the LOC137525386 gene encoding nmrA-like family domain-containing protein 1: protein MAGKKIITVLGATGAQGGSVASALLKDCSFAVRAVTRDVSKPAAEKLRKAGAEVVAADMNDEKSLSAALNGAYGAFVVTNFFEHNSKEKEAAQGKRIADLCKKHGLKHVVFSSLENVHKLTGGKLQVQHFDGKGEAEEYFREIHVPMTSVRVAFYFENFLTVSKPHKSQDGKTYQLVIPMGNVPMDGISVADLGGVVRSIFQKPSEYIGKDIGVSAEKLTIKQYAETMSKVSGKNIVDSQITPEAYERLGFPGAEELANMFRYYQMVPHRDVKLTHKLNPDSKNFLQFAESKKKDIQDL, encoded by the exons GAGCTCAGGGTGGTTCGGTGGCCAGCGCTCTGCTGAAGGACTGCTCGTTTGCGGTCAGGGCGGTGACCCGTGATGTCAGTAAGCCGGCAGCTGAGAAGTTGAGGAAGGCCGGAGCCGAGGTGGTGGCAGCGGATATGAATGACGAGAAGAGCCTGTCGGCTGCTCTGAATGGAGCTTATGGAGCCTTTGTGGTCACCAACTTCTTCGAGCATAATAGCAAGGAGAAGGAAGCAGCCCAG GGTAAACGGATTGCGGACTTGTGTAAGAAGCACGGCCTGAAGCATGTGGTCTTCAGCAGCCTGGAAAATGTCCACAAGCTGACCGGTGGAAAGCTGCAGGTCCAGCACTTTGACGGAAAAGGGGAGGCAGAAGAATATTTTAGAGAGATCCATGTGCCCATGACCAGCGTGAGAGTTGCCTTCTACTTCGAGAATTTTTTGACCGTCAGTAAGCCACATAAATCCCAGGATGGGAAGACCTACCAGctgg TGATTCCGATGGGCAATGTTCCGATGGACGGCATATCAGTAGCAGATCTGGGTGGTGTGGTGCGCTCCATCTTTCAAAAACCATCAGAATATATTGGGAAGGATATCGGAGTCAGTGCGGAAAAGCTGACCATTAAACAGTATGCCGAGACCATGTCCAAGGTGTCCGGCAAGAACATCGTAGACAGCCAG ATCACCCCTGAGGCCTACGAAAGGCTGGGGTTCCCAGGAGCAGAGGAGTTGGCCAACATGTTCCGATATTACCAGATGGTTCCTCACCGCGATGTAAAGCTGACCCACAAGCTCAACCCCGACAGCAAGAACTTCCTGCAATTCGCTGAATCAAAGAAAAAAGACATTCAAGACCTGTAA